The genomic segment gtaacTATTTTTCCAGTAGAGTATTGAATACTTTTGGAAAGATTTTGTAATATTatctaaaaaaaaagtaaaaatgaaGGCTGTATATTTATCAACTTGTGGGTGGAGTTTCTTCGTTATTATAAATAAGTCCCCACACTTACAACAGTCCTAAAAAATGGAGCAAACTTCAAGTCCAAAATCAAACTCCATAGAAATGGAGGAAGATCAGAGCAAAAAAACCAAACAAAGAAGGATCCTTCTTATAATCAACTGCATATTATTAACGATCGGAAACTGTGGGGGGCCACTAATCATGCGGCTCTACTTCCTCCACGGTGGGAAACGAGTCTGGCTCTCCAGCTGGCTCGAGACAGGTGGCTGGCCCATAATCCTTTTCCCGTTAGCCGCCGCCTACTACCATCGCCGGCGCCGTGGCAGTCCATCCAACAAGATCATCCAGATGAAGCCGTCTTTGTTCATGGGTTCAGCCGTGGTCGGCTTGATCACCGGCTTCGACGACTACCTGTACGCCTATGGCGTGGCTCGGCTCCCGGTCTCGACTTCCTCTCTTATAATCGCATCGCAGCTGGCTTTCACAGCTGGATTCGCTTACCTTCTGGTGAAGCAGAAGTTCACGTCGTATTCGGTAAACGCGGTCGTTTTGCTGACGATCGGTGGGGCCGTGCTGGCGCTCCACACGAGCGGTGACCGGCCCAAGGGGGAGTCGGAGAAGGCTTACGTGTTGGGGTTTCTGATGACGGTGGCGGCGGCGGTGCTGTACGGCTTCATATTGCCGCTCATAGAGTTGATGTACAAGAAGTCGAAGCAGAGGATTACATACTCCTTGGTCTTGGAGATTCAGTTGGTCATGTGTTTTTTCGCCACTGCTTTTTGCACCGTCGGCATGCTTATTGGCAGAGATTTCAAGGTATTTGGTTGGTTTATCTGCTCCTCTCCTCCATTATTATTAGATGTTATTaatcttctttatttatttattattaactGATCATGATCCACTGACGTAgtgcttatttttattttttgtttatgtatatttattattagatagtttaaatatataattttttttcttgaaataaaattataaaatatacgCAGTTACTACAACTGCCAGTCCAACAAGGTCGCTGCACTCATAAAttttaacaatttaaaatataattaggAACCAAACAAAAAGTTAAATTAATACTTGATTTTATCAAGACTTCGGAGATCTCCATAATAAGTACACTGTCTCTCTATCCTGCATCACACCTATATATTTGATTATACAAAAAGAAAATCAGGAGTATactgatttttattttatataaatacaataatttaaaaaaaaattatttgtgctTTTGCTCTAGTTTCAAAGATTTTTTACAACAAAAAGATGACTAATTTTAGAAagattattattgttattatgatTTTTGTTTGACCTGGCCAAAAAAGTTGTTAAATTATTGCCTTTTTCCTTCTTAACTATTATAATTCGATAACAACAATGGTATTGCTACATATCTATACAAACaa from the Humulus lupulus chromosome X, drHumLupu1.1, whole genome shotgun sequence genome contains:
- the LOC133807200 gene encoding purine permease 3-like, which gives rise to MEQTSSPKSNSIEMEEDQSKKTKQRRILLIINCILLTIGNCGGPLIMRLYFLHGGKRVWLSSWLETGGWPIILFPLAAAYYHRRRRGSPSNKIIQMKPSLFMGSAVVGLITGFDDYLYAYGVARLPVSTSSLIIASQLAFTAGFAYLLVKQKFTSYSVNAVVLLTIGGAVLALHTSGDRPKGESEKAYVLGFLMTVAAAVLYGFILPLIELMYKKSKQRITYSLVLEIQLVMCFFATAFCTVGMLIGRDFKAIPKEARKFDLGETMYYVVLAWSAIIWQGFFLGAIGVIFCASSLLSGIVIAVLLPVTEILAVIFYKENFQAEKGVALALSLWGFVSYFYGEIKQSKKLEKQEAQMQNRSTSPQLEMPRIQTP